The window aaaattttttaaagactctGTATATCTGAAAATGCCCTTATTCTGCTCTCACAATTGATAATTTGGTTTGGGTATAGAATTCCAGGTTGGAAATGATTTTCCTCAGCATTTTGAAAGCATTGCTTTTAGGTTTTACAGGTGGTGTTGAGAAGTATAAATACCTTTTTATTCCTAAATCTTTGAACACAGCCTGTTTTTCCACTCTGAAAAGTTTTAAGACCTATTCCAGCGTTTTGAAGTATTTAGTGCTTAATGATATGGAtgttttttcatcttttgttCTGGATATCTGGTGCTTCCCTTCCATGTGGAAACTCACAGTTTCCATTTTGGGGAAACATtcttgtattatttcttcctttgcattttctcttttctttcttccaaaaagTCCTATTAGTTAGATATTAGACTTCTTAAATTGAGcctctggttttgttttatttttttctttttctcctatttcctgcttctgtcttttttgttctactttcctggagatttcctccattttattttctaacaattctatttaatttaaaactttttttttctatcgtGTTTTAAATCTAAGAGCCCTTATTGCTCTTTTCATGGATAACTATCATGACTTTTCTCTGTGGGAATGTTCTAGTTTTCAGGGGAGGGGGttgaaattttgttttgcttcctGTAGTATCTCTAGTTCCTTCAATCCTTTTTCCTACTTGTTAGCAGTTTGTCTTAAATAAATATCTTTAGGTTCATTCACATTTAAGAGTAAAGCCTTAAAAACTGGCTGGAAGCTCTGTGTGCATGGCTGGGACTCAAGGGGTAGGTTACATTGTAGGGTGACCAGCTGTGAACCTGGATGTTTCATTGAAGAGCCCGGCGAAGTCTGGATCCGTAGGTCTTTCGGGGAGGAGGGTTGGGAAGGGGCAattccatttctccaaagaaaacttcCTGTCTCCTGCTTGGCTGTACACTAAGCTGGTGTTCTCGGAGCCAAGTAACGCAGCTTCTGGTCTGTAGACTGTCTTCATCTGTTTGCATCACAGCTCTTCTCCTTCATCTTTCACTCACCCCACCATTCCAGGGCCTGGAACCTTTCTGGTTAAGTTTTTCTGTAGAccaacctctctctcctccttgggggagggtggtggtatTTTCTGGCTTCCTGGAATAGGTGAGCAGACCTGGCCTTGAACCGGTCTCTCCTTACCCACCACCTTCTGCTGCACCTGGTGCCTCCAGGTCCTAGCTCTTTTGGGGATTCTGGGGTCAAGTTCACTTCTTTCTCCTTATTACCCGCTCTGCCGGCATTTGGTGTCCAGCTCTGTTAGTTCTTCTCTTttatctcctttccttcttctaaaaATGTATTAACATTTCTAGTACAATGTTTCTCTTGGGCTTAcgcttctttttattattatccctttgccctcattttagagatgtttGAAGAAGAATAAGTGTTCAATCTACCACAGATTAATAatgtattgtatttttattagTAGTAAATATGtggatacatacacacacatgaacatataaatatatttgaatgatCCAACGATGAATAGTGAAAATAATCTCCCTTTTACCTTGTCCTTCAGTCCCTCCACAGAAGTGCCCGCAGTTACCAGTGGCTTGTATATGTCTTTCCAAAGAAAGGTTATACACCCATTCACACAGATACATAAAAAGCATGTAAGTAGAGATTAATGGATTTTACTTTAAATCAAGAAAGCAATTTCTTCGCATAGCCCTGAAGAATATTCATATTTTCAGTAAAGGGCAGTGCTTAACCCAAAGACACGAATCTCCTCTAGTCGGATTTCAGGTTCCGCAGCAGGTGGTAGGCAGCGTGAAGGGGCTTTTCAGGTGCCCCGTGTAGTTAGCCACCTGCGCCAAGGCCAGCTGCGGGAGTTGCTGAGGGGCACACGCATGGGACAGTTGTTGGTGGCCCTCTCCCACTTCTCGTGTGGCTTTCTTTATCATCCCTGTCCTCTCTCCTTCTATTTTGTCCTCtgtatttcttcctgttttcgCCCTTTCCCCTCTAGATTCGTTTAGCTGACTCATGCTCCCATGGATGAGCCATGGAGCTAAGGGATGCACCCTAATTTGGTGCCTCTTTGGGTTTTAAGAATAAATTGGCACCCTAGATGGGTATGCTTTCATCGCGCCCCTGGTTGGAAAGATTTTATTAGGAAATGCACCCAGAGGCCTCCCTGGATCTTTCAGATGGGCCACTTGACTTGACATTCCAGACCTGTGATGTCACTGTGACTCTTCGTCCCTGCAACAGGGCCTGCTGCCGCCAAACCAGACTTGATCTCAAAACTGGAGCGGAGAGCTGCACCCTGGATCAAGGACCCAGACGGGCCCAAGTGGGGGAAAGGCCGTCCTCCAGGTGGGTCTTGACCTGCTGGGTTCTGAAGGGTACGTCCGGGGGCCCAGGCGGCTATGGCGAGTCACACAGTGTTAGTTCCGCCAGCCTCGCGCGGAAACTGTCGTGCACCAGGCCCTGTATTGGTAGAAAAACGTGAATAAGAAACTGTGCCTTCACAGTGTGGAAGAATCTGAGAAACTGGGACAGTTTGGGAAAACTAAGGAGCTTTGATTAGCAGAAGTGAAACGGGGAGACTGTGGTAGAGCTGATGGGGGAGGTGCGTGGTGGGCACTGGTCACGAGGAGCCACGCGACCCATGGCTGTGAGCCTCTGCTGCCTCCTCCCCTGGTGTTCAGTGACAACACTGTTGGTCTGTGAGAGTTAGCAGTTTCGTGTATCTCTGTCAGTAACTTATTGGCTAACAGCTACTGTGTATACTCCTATGCCTCCCTTGTTTCCAAGGCTCATAAGAAGACTCTTGGATGTTTAACCTCATTTCTTTGTGGTGCCTCGAAAGAGGATTAAAACCATCCAATAGCATCTGTGGCCAAGGTGCTAATTAAGCTTATTAGCATCTGATGTCACATGATCTCAGGGTAGATATGTAGATAGGGAGGGGGAGGCTGGCTAAAGAGCCCAAAAGGATTAGCAGACAACTCTTGGGGAGACAGACTGGCTTTCAGAGAAAATAATGGGAAAGGGTTTAAATAGAAGCCGCTACTGATTTCTAGAAAGGTGGATCACATTCATCTTCTCTGCTTTGCATAAGGGGTACTTATTGAATTGGGGTGTCTTAGCTGATAGGAGGCTGCAGAGTTCTGggtggcaaaaccgagcacagtTTGATTTGCTCCAAAGGGAAGAAGACGACGGTGGCCATTAGAGGGGCACACACACAGGCCTCGGCTCTAGAATCTGCACTGCTACCAGCTCCTTCCATGGAGACGTGCACCTCCTACTGCAATCCCAGCCTTTGTGAAGTAGAAGCAGATGGACGGAGGAAAATCAAGAGGACTTACAGACCCCGCTCAATTCAGAGGTCGTGGTTTGGGCAGTTCCCATGGTTAGTAATTGACCCAAAAGAGACCAAGCTCTTCTGCTCAGCTTGCAGAGAAAGACCTAGTCTGCACGACAGATCATCCCGGTTAGTCCGAGGTTACACGGGTCCTTTTAAAGTGGAGACTTTAAAGTACCATGAAGTCAGCAAAGCACACAAGCTCTGTGTCAACACCCTGGAAGTCAGGGAAGACACCCCGCAGGCCGCCCTCGTCCCCGAGATCTCCAGTGACCTGATGGCCAACATGGAGCACTTTTTCAATGCCGCCTATTCCATCGCGTACCACTCGAGGCCCCTGAACGACTTTGAGAAGATCCTGCAACTCCTCCAAAGCACCGGGACCATGATTTTGGGCAAGTACCGAAATCGCACCGCCTGCACTCAGTTCATCAAATACATCTCCGAGACTCTGAAGAAGGAGATCCTTGAGGATGTCCGGAACTCCCCGTGTGTGAGCGTGTTGCTGGACAGCGCCACAGGCACCTCCGACCAGTCCTGTGTGGGCGTTTACATCCGCTACTTTAAGGGGACGGAGGTGAAGGAGTCTTACATCACTCTGGCCCCACTCTACAGCGAGACGGTGGATGGATACTTTGAGACCATCATCTCTGCCCTGGACGAACTGGACATCCCCTTCCGGAAGCCTGGCTGGGTGGTGGGCCTGGGAACCGATGGCTCAGCCATGCTGAGCTGCAGAGGAGGTGTGGTGGAGAAGCTCCAGGAGACCATCCCCCAGCTGCTGCCGGTGCATTGCGTGGCCCACCGGCTACACCTGGCCGTGGTTGACGCCTGTGGAGGCATCGACCTGGTCAAGAAGTGTGACCGGCACATCCGAACCGTCTTCAAGTTCTATCAGTCCTCGAACAAAAGGCTGAATGAGCTGCAGGAAGGCGCGGCCCCACTGGAGCAGGAAATCATCCGCCTGAAGGACCTGAACGCTGTCAGGTGGGTGGCCAGCAAGAGGCGCACGCTGAATGCTCTCATCATGAGCTGGCCCGCCCTGGCCAGGCACCTCCAGAGCGCGGCGGAAGCAGGTGGCCAGATCGGGCACAGGGCCAAAGGCGTGCTGAAGCTGATGAAGGGCTTCCATTTCGTCAAGTTCTGCCACTTCCTCTTGGACTTCCTGAGCATCTACAGGCCTTTGTCCGAAGTGTGCCAGAAGGAGATCGTGCTGATTACGGAGGTGAACTCCACGCTGGGACGGGCCTATGTAGCGCTGGAGACCCTCCGTCACCAGGCAGGACCCAAAGAGGAAGAGTTCAATGCCGGTTTCAGGGACGGGCGGCTCCACGGCATCTTCCTGGACAGAGTGGAGGTGGCGGAACAGCGGTTCCAGGCGGACAGGGAGAGGATGATCCTGACTGGGAttgagtacctccagcagaggttTGACGCGGACCGTCCCCCGCAGCTCAAGAACATGGAGGTGTTTGACGCCACGGCCTGGCCAAGTGGGATGGAACTGGCCGGTTTTGGGAATGATGATATTCTTGCCCTGGCCAGATATTTTGAACTCTCACTGCCCCCAGGATACAGCGAGGAAGCACTGCTGGAGGAGTGGCTGGGCCTGAAAGCCATCGCCAAGAACTTGCCGTTCTCCATGCTGTGCAGGAACGCCCTGGCCCAGGACTGCCGCTTCCCCTTGCTCAGCAGGCTCGTGGCAGTGGTGGTCTGTGTGCCCGTCTCCACCTCCTGCTGTGAGCGCGGATTCAGTGCCATGAACCGGATCAGGACCGATGAGAGGACCAAGCTCTCCAACGAGGTGATCAACATGCTCATGATGACAGCGGTGAATGGTGTGGCGGTCACAGAGTACAACCCCCAGCCCGCCATCCAGCACTGGTACCTGACCTCCTCAGGTCGGCGTTTCAGCCACGTCTACACCTGTGCCCAAGTGCCACCCCGCTCCCACACAAGTAAGTATGCGTGGCAGGGTTCCTGGACCTGGGGAAGCAAAGGAAGAGAATCTTAGCTTCCCAACCCCATGCTGAGCTCACAGCCTGGTAGAGTCTGCTCAAGTCAGCTGTCACAGTAGGCTTGCTCTAAGGTGTCACATGCCCAACCATTTGCTAGACCAGTGGGTGCTCAAGACGGGACACCTACCCTCCAGGAGATTAGGATCCAGCTAGAAGGCAGGACGCCCACACTGCAGGGCACAGGGCATAGAGCCAAGAGCAGGAATTTCCAGAGCAAGGCTGCCCAGGTTCAAATTCTCATCCTGCCACTGACTAGCACATGACCTCGGGCAACttaatctccttgtgctatggtttttcatctgtaaagcgAATTAATAGATGTGAAGGGCTTAGAACAGCGTCTGGCGAGTCATGCCCATGGCACTCTTTAAAGGTTCAAACTGCTACCAGAAATCACTCGGAGACTGGACCAGTGAGGGCAGAGACGACACATTCCCATGGGGCTGTGCGGACCCTGTTTGCAGAGGGAAGAGGTTGGTGCAGGTCACAGGGGCTGTGAGGATGGTGCTGTATGGAGGAGAAGGTTGGGGGTTTTGGGCAGGGGAGGGGTCCGTGAGGAGAGCCTCCCAACTAGCCTGGAAGGCCAGGTGGGGACTGGGCTTGAGGGGGAAGTGACGTTATCCTGGAGGCCAAGTTACCGGACATCTTAAGTAAGAAATTTCCCTCTTTTCAAGTAGTCACTGAACACCAAAGAAAACTGCTCCAGGCTGCTCCTGTGTCACTGGACAGTGACAGAGCCATGGTTTTCCTCTCTTGGCGTCTTCCTATAGTGGGTCTCCGtcctcttgcttctgctttcATCCTACCTCAGGGTCTGTGGTCGTCAGCAGTGGACCGGCCTCGGGGCTGACAGACGCTCTGTAGGAAGCCTGGTGGCCCTGGCCCTGCAGCTGGGGGGTGGGtgcagggagggggcagaagtggagagaaggaaagagggtgATTCCAACACGGGAGTCCTTCACCCACGTATTTGGTGAGTGAGTTGCTCTCAGTGCCCGACCTGTGAGGGTGAAGGAGAAGAAGACGCCATCAGCTGTGTGCTTCTGCAAGTTGTAATCATAGGGCGATGGGACTAGTACGTCTGAAGCAAACAGAGAACACGGCCAGATTGTATATGGTAAAGCCTTCTGTCCCAggcagtttctcaacctcagcactgctGACGTTTGGGGCCAGGTAGTTCTTCGCTGTGGGTGCCCGTCCTGCGCCTGGCCACCCCTGACCTTTCCCACTACACACACACTGGGTACCAGTAGCACCCTCCCCGTTGTAGCAATCAAAAAGGTCTACGGACTccgccaaatgtcccctgggagcaaaattgccccacccccacccccacccccgcccatgaGCTCCGCTGCCCCAGGGGGAAAGTCAGCAGAGCGGGACTCCATCAGGCCCACAGAGAGCAGTCCTGGTCTGTCTCCAGTCTGTTCTGCCAGGGCTTCTTCACCGAACATACCTTGGGGCGCAGTTGGTTGTGGGGAGGGGATTATCATCTGatctgttttctctgtctgactgtaCCCTCCCTTTCCTCCCGCACAAGGGGCGGGGCTCAGGAAGGAGAAGATGGGAGCGCTCCGCGTGGAGGAGGCCGTGACCCAGAAGCCGCCCATCCCGTCCTACAGGGAACCCGTGGAGGTCCTGACAGACTGCGTCCTAGAGCCTCGCCACGGACTCCTGTGTCCCCACCCCAGCCAAGGGGCCCTGGGCTGTCCTGATGAAGCGCTCCTGTAAGAGCAGGACCCTGAGGGGTTGCCTTGGAGACCCCCTGCTGCCCTGGCCCTCGTGATCATGGTGACAGGCCCTGGGATTCTAGGCTGCCCTAGAGTCTTCGCTTGGTGGGGACTCTCTGAGCACTGGGAAGTGGCAGTGACAAGGTAATGAAGCCCACATCCCAGGGAGGCAGGGGGATCTGGAGGCGCACAGCCTGCTTACCAAGGCCCTCCTCTAAGCCGAGCGGCGACCTCACAGCACTTCAATATGCAGAAGGGTTCTTAGCTCAAGCTCATTTTAAGGTGCTTCAGGAAATAATTCCATCATGAAAGATTTCACCCCATGTTTTGGTGGCAGGAGGACTTTTCTGAAGTGGGAGAGACGGTTGGGGGTAGGGGGCTTAAAGGAGCACTCCAGCCCCTGGGTAGCTGGGGAGCATCCCAGCGGGCTGCCCACAGCCTGAGTGGCGCAGGGTAGACACGTGGTGAGGGGCATGGGATGAGCAGGTCTAGGGCCAGCTGGCCTGGCTCTGGGATCTATCCCCCTGGCTCCATGGCAGAAGCCGGGAagcctcaacttcaaatgggagaCTCGCATCAGAGACTTCCTCTATCTCCTCCCAGGGCCTGCCTTTAGGATGAGGCAAGCAGAACCCCTTTGCACAGAGCAATCAAGAAAGGTTATTCTCCTGCAGCTCCCAGACAGGGGAGGAGTGTTTCCCTGGAGGGAGCCTGGCGCTTTCCACCAGTCGCAGCCCTTGTGTTGTGCTGAGCCCTGGTTTTCTACGGAGCAGAGCGGACAGGACAAGTTTGCACTTGGGGGGCTTGGGATCCTGTCCAACTCTGCTGCAGGCAGTGGTTCAACCATGATTAATCCCTTCCTCTTTTCTGTGCCTTGGTGTCCCTCTCCATGAAGTGGCAGTAGAGAATCCAAGTGCCTGCTGGTGCCCCAGCTGCCACAGGACTGATGGATGACAGCGCCTCCGGCTCTGAGAGACGGCCCTCAGGCTGCAGAGTGGACTTGGCTGCCTTCAGCCCTTGTCCTTGTCCCTTGCCACCAACGTCCTTATTATGGGAAGAGGTGCTCTCTCAACATGCCCTCAGCATAATGGTCTAGTCCTCTCTTCCCAAAGTTGCTCTGGGGACCAGCTTGGGAATCACTAGGGGTGTCTTGTTTAAATCTGTTTCACCCCAGACCCACCTGATTCAGATCCCCGGGACTGTTTCCAGCAAGGCCCCCCAGGAACTTCGTGGGCTCACTCAAGCATGAGAACCAGCACCCTGGCGGCACAGAAGGGTGTCCCACACTATTTGGTTCCCGTTGCCCTCTCCCCATCACCCCATCTCCTCTTCCACCCTGAAGTAAAGCACTTTTCCTTCCAGGGCAGCTGCTTTGGGCAGGCTCCTAGGCTGCTCATCTGGCTGAGGATGATGTAGTGTCTGGGTCCCGCCTTCCTAACCACAGGTGGGAAACGAGGGGGAGGTCAGAGGGAAGGGCTTCTTTGCCGCTGCCTTTCTCTTGTTTTAGACGGGCAGGAAGTAGTGCTCCGTCCTGGCCGTGCTGCCTGGCTCTAGGTGGGGTCCCTGCTCTGCGATGCAGGTCCAAGTGGCCTGGCCCTCAAGCAGCCATCTGTCCACTTCCCACTCCTAGAAGGTGCTGAGAGCCCCTGAGATGCTGGTACCAAGTGTCTCACTGTCTGGCAGAACCCCTGGTTCCCAGTGTCTCTGACTCTCCCTTCCCAGCACCCCACCCTTAGCACTTAGCCTTAGCGCCATCACTTTCCAGTTTTCTTCAGCTTCGAGCCAGGAATTCCGTTTCCGCTTTCTGCCTTTTCAGCTGTGGCACTGTCTCCCTGACAGCCCCGTGTTCTGGGGGCTGAGGTGTGCCACGGGCCCTCGGGGCTTGAACCCTGGCGGTGTTACTGTCCACGTGGCCAAGATGGAGCCCAGGCCTCCCTCCCCCATTCGCGTAGGTCACTATGGGGAGTTCAGGAATCTGCACTAGGCCAGGCGCCGCGGGTATGAGCTGGTGGGATGGAAGAGAGGAGGGCCCTTTAAAGTGGGGGTTATAGCCCCCGGCCTATCCATAGCGATTCAAATTGAGGTGATTTCCTCGCAGGCATCCTCCCCATGGCACCTTCCATCCTTTAAGAATCCTCAGAGCAAGAGGCTAGTCCTGCGAGCAGCGCCGTGCGTGAGTGCCACACGCACGATTCCCTGTGCGAGTCTAGGCGTGGAGGTGGAGGCCAGCTAGGGACGCCCCTGCCTTTCCACATCTGTGCTCTGAGGAAGCCTCCGATGCCAGCTTGTGAGAAACTTGGGCCCCTtggcgtggggtgggggggcgactGAAAATGCTATTTGTCACAGGGATTTGCACTACCCACTTTCTCGAGGGGCACAGGCATGCCCTGGGTCCCCTCTCTTCGCTAATGGCAGAGAGGACGCTGACCATTTTGTGCAGGACCCCAGGCTGAAGCGTGGTGAGACCCCTTGCCCAAGCTGACATCTCGTTTTGTTTCAAGAGACTTGCAGCATTTCAGACCCCAGGGCCTGGAGACCCCGTTGTTGGAGAGCCTTCCTATTTTTGCCTCACAAAAAAACAAGCTGAAGGGCATTGGGGATGGAAGGAGCAAGCTCTCTGCCTTTGGCCACAGTCCTAGCCATGCCTTCACCCTCGTTCCCTACCTGTGATCTCCATAGACTGATGCCCACAGGGCTGACATTCTGAGCGACCAGCATTTTAACTGACAGTTTGAGTTCAGTAGCCATAGAGACCAGGCGGGAAGGAGGGACCCCAACCCCCTGTTCTAGCCAGACACGTTGGAGTGTAATCTACTCCAGACCCTTTGCTTCCCTCGAAGCCCAGGTTCAGTTCCTAGGGTGCTAAGTATTTAGCAGGACAGTGTGAAGATGGGCCGTTTCCCTCAACCAAGTGTCTGTCAGCCGAGGTCACCCCAGGTGGTTGGCCCAGGGATGTTCTCTCCTCGTCTGGTTTCAAAGATGTGCAAAACCATGTGCAAAACACGGTTTAAAAAAACCATGTCTGATTCTCAACCTTTTGCTATTTGAATAAAGCAGAGTTTATTTCGACACATGCCTCTGTCCTGTTAATCCCGTATCCAAAACTAGCAAACTGGAGGAGATGCTCAAAGCTAATTA is drawn from Eschrichtius robustus isolate mEscRob2 chromosome 8, mEscRob2.pri, whole genome shotgun sequence and contains these coding sequences:
- the ZNF862 gene encoding zinc finger protein 862 isoform X2; the encoded protein is MEPRESGKAPVTFDDITVYLLQEEWMLLSQQQEEICGSDELVAPLGPTIANPELFYKFERGPEPWLANVQGQRNLLSLHRGKNKMGFMEEMDMQSPAREAGLYLPPQKKACPSHFSSESGSIQGDCTGRSRKPLRPRSIQKSWFAQFPWLVMNEERTALFCSACREYPSVRDKRSRLIEGYTGPFKVETLKYHAKSKAHVLCVKALAAWDPSWAARFRSIHDVSREVPASPGHLFTADYPIFYPPGPLGVYDNMAQLLPSSRAALEDPGGSGAIPALYLDCVPDFRQKEIADDIRGSSDVSILYNDSAEPRGQDPSEEGLFEEVPVVFEDVAVYFTREEWGALDKRQKELYRDVMRTNYELLASLGPAAAKPDLISKLERRAAPWIKDPDGPKWGKGRPPGKKTTVAIRGAHTQASALESALLPAPSMETCTSYCNPSLCEVEADGRRKIKRTYRPRSIQRSWFGQFPWLVIDPKETKLFCSACRERPSLHDRSSRLVRGYTGPFKVETLKYHEVSKAHKLCVNTLEVREDTPQAALVPEISSDLMANMEHFFNAAYSIAYHSRPLNDFEKILQLLQSTGTMILGKYRNRTACTQFIKYISETLKKEILEDVRNSPCVSVLLDSATGTSDQSCVGVYIRYFKGTEVKESYITLAPLYSETVDGYFETIISALDELDIPFRKPGWVVGLGTDGSAMLSCRGGVVEKLQETIPQLLPVHCVAHRLHLAVVDACGGIDLVKKCDRHIRTVFKFYQSSNKRLNELQEGAAPLEQEIIRLKDLNAVRWVASKRRTLNALIMSWPALARHLQSAAEAGGQIGHRAKGVLKLMKGFHFVKFCHFLLDFLSIYRPLSEVCQKEIVLITEVNSTLGRAYVALETLRHQAGPKEEEFNAGFRDGRLHGIFLDRVEVAEQRFQADRERMILTGIEYLQQRFDADRPPQLKNMEVFDATAWPSGMELAGFGNDDILALARYFELSLPPGYSEEALLEEWLGLKAIAKNLPFSMLCRNALAQDCRFPLLSRLVAVVVCVPVSTSCCERGFSAMNRIRTDERTKLSNEVINMLMMTAVNGVAVTEYNPQPAIQHWYLTSSGRRFSHVYTCAQVPPRSHTRAGLRKEKMGALRVEEAVTQKPPIPSYREPVEVLTDCVLEPRHGLLCPHPSQGALGCPDEALL